The proteins below come from a single Microcoleus sp. FACHB-68 genomic window:
- a CDS encoding NADH-quinone oxidoreductase subunit K codes for MLEAFVFATIFCGFFGIILKKNLVMKIISMDVMSTGVIAYYVLVASRDGLFTPIISDAANGAYADPVPQAVILTGIVIGFSIQCLMLVGVMKLARDNPTLETNEIEKSNTP; via the coding sequence GTGTTAGAAGCATTTGTCTTCGCAACAATATTCTGCGGATTTTTCGGCATCATCCTTAAAAAGAACCTCGTTATGAAGATCATCTCTATGGATGTTATGAGTACCGGGGTTATCGCCTATTACGTGCTGGTTGCATCACGAGATGGTTTATTCACGCCCATTATTTCAGACGCGGCAAATGGGGCTTACGCCGATCCGGTTCCCCAGGCAGTCATATTGACGGGGATTGTGATTGGCTTTTCGATTCAGTGCTTAATGCTGGTCGGTGTCATGAAGTTGGCGCGGGATAATCCCACCCTGGAAACCAACGAGATTGAGAAGAGCAATACGCCATGA
- a CDS encoding cation:proton antiporter, whose product MTTITIAWIALPFLLGFTIYLLPKVDRYLALFTAFVSAGYALQLFAEQSRLTLELLDHFGVTLIVDQLSGYFILTNALVTAAVILYCWHSDKTAFFYAQAIILHGSINAAFACADFISLYVALEVSGIAAFLLIAYPRTDRSIWVALRYLFISNTAMLFYLVGAALAYQTNHSFSFASLRGAPPEALALIFLGLLVKGGIFVSGLWLPLTHSESETPVSAMLSGVVVKAGVYPLVRCALMVEEVDPLIRIFGVGTALLGVGYAVFEKDTKRMLAFHTVSQLGFILAAPVVGGFYALTHGLVKSALFLIAGALPSRNFKELQHKPINTTVWIALVIASFSISGFPLLSGFGAKVLTTKNLLPWQAIAMNVAALGTAISFAKFIFLPHKAAGEDVVKPGFWPATILLLGGLFAANIVYYEAYSLANIVKPLATIGLGWLAYLLIFKRSLLKLPRVVEQFEHLIGGMSLMLLLLFWMVMA is encoded by the coding sequence ATGACTACCATTACCATCGCATGGATTGCACTCCCGTTTCTTTTGGGGTTCACCATTTATCTGCTCCCCAAAGTTGACCGATACCTCGCACTGTTCACGGCATTTGTTTCGGCTGGATATGCCTTGCAGCTATTTGCCGAACAGTCACGCCTGACACTAGAGTTACTAGATCATTTCGGCGTCACATTAATTGTCGATCAGTTAAGCGGCTACTTTATATTGACCAATGCGCTAGTAACAGCCGCAGTCATCCTCTACTGTTGGCACAGCGATAAAACAGCTTTTTTCTATGCACAAGCCATCATTTTGCATGGCAGCATCAATGCCGCATTCGCCTGTGCGGACTTTATCAGTTTATACGTGGCGCTAGAGGTCAGCGGGATTGCTGCGTTTCTCTTGATTGCCTATCCCCGCACCGATCGCTCGATTTGGGTTGCCTTGCGCTATCTGTTTATCAGCAACACGGCAATGCTGTTTTATCTGGTGGGCGCGGCGCTAGCCTATCAGACCAATCATTCGTTTAGTTTTGCAAGTTTGCGCGGGGCACCACCGGAGGCGCTGGCCCTGATCTTTCTGGGACTCTTGGTTAAGGGGGGAATCTTTGTATCAGGATTGTGGTTACCGTTGACCCACTCGGAATCGGAAACGCCGGTGTCAGCGATGCTGTCGGGAGTTGTGGTAAAAGCCGGTGTTTATCCGCTAGTGCGTTGTGCGCTGATGGTGGAGGAGGTCGATCCGCTGATTCGGATCTTCGGAGTCGGGACAGCGTTGCTGGGAGTAGGCTATGCCGTCTTTGAAAAAGATACCAAGCGGATGCTGGCGTTTCATACGGTTTCGCAGTTAGGCTTTATCCTCGCTGCCCCAGTCGTAGGTGGCTTTTATGCACTGACTCACGGACTGGTCAAATCGGCACTCTTCCTGATTGCAGGTGCTTTACCGAGCCGCAACTTCAAGGAGTTGCAACACAAGCCCATCAATACAACCGTCTGGATTGCTCTGGTCATCGCCAGCTTCTCAATCTCAGGCTTTCCCTTATTGTCTGGCTTTGGGGCAAAGGTGTTGACGACGAAAAATTTACTGCCTTGGCAAGCGATCGCCATGAACGTTGCGGCTTTGGGAACAGCCATCTCGTTTGCCAAATTCATATTCTTGCCGCATAAAGCTGCCGGCGAGGACGTAGTAAAGCCCGGTTTCTGGCCGGCGACAATCCTGCTGCTCGGTGGCCTGTTTGCGGCAAACATTGTGTATTACGAGGCGTATAGCCTTGCCAATATTGTGAAACCACTGGCAACTATCGGCCTTGGCTGGTTGGCGTATCTTTTGATTTTTAAACGATCCCTACTCAAGCTGCCCCGTGTTGTGGAGCAATTTGAGCATCTGATCGGTGGAATGAGTCTAATGTTGCTCCTGCTCTTCTGGATGGTGATGGCATGA
- a CDS encoding Na+/H+ antiporter subunit E, with amino-acid sequence MIGHLNLILRLAIWFLLTANLSVANIIIGVSIALLLPGRPKTPEALNDWLRALWETLVAIPQAYMEAFEMIVRPHNHEDVTMEQVKPQRTPGLIFLDIFLITFTPKTIVLKYHENGWYEVHWVRRRRKA; translated from the coding sequence ATGATTGGACATTTGAATCTGATATTGCGACTAGCCATCTGGTTTTTGCTCACCGCCAATCTGAGTGTGGCAAATATCATCATCGGTGTCAGCATCGCACTCTTATTACCGGGACGCCCCAAAACCCCGGAAGCATTAAATGATTGGCTGCGGGCGCTGTGGGAAACTCTGGTGGCGATTCCGCAGGCATATATGGAAGCCTTTGAAATGATCGTCCGTCCCCATAATCACGAAGATGTGACGATGGAACAAGTCAAACCACAACGCACACCTGGACTCATCTTCCTGGATATCTTTCTAATCACGTTTACGCCCAAGACCATTGTCTTGAAGTACCACGAAAATGGCTGGTACGAAGTCCACTGGGTACGAAGGAGGAGAAAAGCATGA
- a CDS encoding monovalent cation/H(+) antiporter subunit G has product MITALSYTCIGIGIFFWFWGTFPLIGDRSVLFKLHTLSVADTLGSMLIIVGLLLPKVPSEWPLLILGIITLAIWNTVIGYVLAYCSSSGGNQS; this is encoded by the coding sequence ATGATCACCGCACTTAGTTACACCTGCATCGGTATAGGAATTTTCTTCTGGTTTTGGGGAACCTTCCCCCTAATCGGCGATCGCTCGGTATTATTCAAGCTGCATACTCTTTCGGTTGCAGATACCCTCGGCTCGATGCTCATCATTGTTGGACTGCTCCTGCCGAAAGTACCTAGCGAATGGCCGCTGCTCATCCTTGGCATCATCACCTTGGCAATCTGGAATACAGTGATCGGGTATGTGTTGGCCTACTGTTCCAGCAGTGGAGGGAATCAATCATGA
- a CDS encoding DUF4040 domain-containing protein — MNDSYIYVITALMPLSALMLLLQTNPYHALVIQGIQGAVATLVFAVLGAADVALTQALMGTLLAITLYAIAVRSSLVMRLGVLEDGAIGQSAVPKAIKTDDESHFGQLMDDLRTIFGKHYMRLEVVPYTNMQALHRALMDKEVHATCAIRDYDNQDLVASEDEQQPYHTTTRVQRLYDIMRTELSSPATSLTYVNAPDSGEKHL, encoded by the coding sequence ATGAATGATAGCTATATCTATGTCATAACCGCCCTGATGCCGTTGTCCGCGCTCATGCTGCTACTTCAGACCAATCCATACCATGCCCTGGTAATCCAGGGAATACAGGGAGCGGTAGCAACATTGGTATTTGCGGTTTTGGGGGCGGCGGATGTTGCTTTGACGCAAGCTTTGATGGGTACTCTCCTGGCGATTACGCTTTATGCGATCGCGGTGCGTTCATCGCTGGTGATGCGTCTTGGTGTACTCGAAGATGGGGCGATTGGGCAAAGCGCAGTGCCAAAGGCAATCAAGACAGATGACGAGTCCCATTTTGGGCAACTAATGGATGACTTACGAACAATTTTTGGCAAACATTATATGCGTCTTGAGGTAGTCCCGTACACGAATATGCAAGCCTTGCACCGAGCGCTGATGGACAAAGAAGTCCATGCAACCTGCGCTATACGAGACTACGACAATCAAGACCTCGTAGCGAGTGAGGACGAACAGCAACCCTATCACACCACAACTAGGGTTCAACGCCTCTATGACATCATGCGAACCGAACTTTCGTCACCGGCGACAAGCCTAACCTATGTAAATGCACCGGATTCAGGGGAGAAACATCTATGA
- a CDS encoding Na(+)/H(+) antiporter subunit B yields MKWVYIAAGIALFVKFLVMPNPAPDLSLSIVQTLVHESGVPNAVTAVILRNRLYDTIFEVVVFTIAVMGAKFLLADERPFCTIYQFTDQPSIVMARLGATIAALVGIELAIRGHLSPGGGFAAGVAGGTAIGLVAITSSTEWMQEIYKRWHAATWEKISVLIFIVLSVITLAGLELPHGELGTLFSGGVIPLLNILVAIKVALGSWAAILVFIHYRGLL; encoded by the coding sequence ATGAAATGGGTTTACATTGCTGCGGGGATAGCGCTGTTTGTCAAATTCCTGGTCATGCCCAATCCGGCACCGGACTTATCGCTCTCGATTGTCCAAACGCTTGTACATGAGAGTGGAGTACCTAATGCAGTTACGGCTGTCATTCTCAGGAATCGGCTGTATGACACGATCTTTGAAGTGGTGGTATTTACGATCGCGGTAATGGGTGCAAAGTTTCTGCTAGCTGATGAAAGACCGTTCTGCACGATCTATCAGTTCACCGATCAACCATCGATTGTTATGGCGCGTCTGGGAGCAACCATTGCCGCGTTGGTGGGTATCGAACTGGCGATTCGGGGGCATTTGAGTCCCGGCGGTGGTTTTGCAGCCGGCGTGGCGGGTGGAACGGCAATCGGCCTTGTTGCGATTACCTCATCAACCGAGTGGATGCAGGAGATTTATAAGCGCTGGCACGCTGCTACATGGGAAAAGATTTCAGTTCTTATTTTCATTGTCCTGTCGGTGATCACTCTAGCCGGCTTAGAATTACCGCACGGAGAATTAGGCACACTTTTCAGCGGCGGAGTTATCCCCTTACTCAATATTTTGGTGGCAATAAAAGTTGCGTTGGGTTCTTGGGCGGCTATTTTGGTTTTTATTCATTATCGAGGATTGTTGTGA
- a CDS encoding carbonic anhydrase, which translates to MNENNGLMGRRNFLNLTGKGGIALMAAVAGSAFWNLQSDRANAAVLESTSPDAALKRLMDGNQRFVQEKGTHPDQSPARIKEIAQGQHPFATLLTCADSRVSPEILFDEGLGDLFDIRVAGNIVTPEVLGSLEYAVAMLGTPLIMVLGHERCGAVTAAVEGEPLPGQIGSFVKAIKPALAKIKDQAGDPVDNAVTANVHYQIEKLKHNSPIISQRLLDEKLKIVGGRYDLDTGEVTLI; encoded by the coding sequence ATGAATGAAAACAATGGGTTGATGGGGCGTCGCAATTTCTTGAATTTAACCGGCAAGGGTGGAATCGCGCTGATGGCTGCTGTTGCCGGCAGTGCATTCTGGAACTTGCAATCAGACCGGGCGAACGCTGCTGTACTTGAGTCTACCAGTCCGGATGCTGCCCTAAAACGGTTAATGGACGGCAATCAACGATTTGTCCAAGAAAAGGGTACGCATCCCGATCAATCGCCGGCACGAATTAAAGAAATTGCCCAAGGACAACACCCCTTTGCAACGCTGCTAACTTGTGCAGATTCACGAGTTTCTCCAGAAATTTTGTTTGATGAAGGACTCGGTGACTTATTTGATATCCGCGTTGCCGGTAATATCGTGACTCCAGAGGTGCTGGGTAGTCTGGAATACGCTGTAGCAATGCTTGGCACGCCTCTGATTATGGTTTTAGGTCATGAACGCTGCGGGGCTGTCACTGCCGCTGTAGAGGGGGAACCGCTTCCAGGTCAGATCGGTTCTTTTGTTAAGGCGATTAAACCTGCTCTCGCCAAGATAAAAGATCAAGCCGGTGATCCGGTTGATAACGCCGTGACTGCCAATGTTCATTATCAAATTGAGAAATTGAAACATAATTCACCGATCATCTCTCAACGATTGCTAGATGAAAAACTCAAAATCGTTGGAGGCCGGTATGATTTGGACACGGGAGAAGTCACTTTAATTTAG
- a CDS encoding P-II family nitrogen regulator encodes MHSVKRIEIVANSFELGKILDALKQPDVTGYLVIRNVAGQGFRQGYEDLDMTMLDNVCIIAFCAPEKIKPVVALIRPILNKFGGTCYISDAIEIRSTQCVASL; translated from the coding sequence GTGCATTCTGTTAAACGAATAGAAATCGTTGCGAATTCATTTGAACTTGGCAAGATTTTGGATGCCTTAAAACAGCCTGATGTAACGGGTTATCTGGTGATCCGAAACGTCGCTGGGCAGGGGTTTAGACAAGGCTACGAAGATTTAGACATGACCATGCTGGATAATGTCTGTATCATCGCGTTCTGCGCCCCAGAAAAAATCAAGCCGGTTGTGGCACTGATTCGACCCATTCTCAACAAGTTTGGCGGCACCTGTTACATTTCCGATGCGATAGAAATTCGCTCGACCCAATGCGTTGCCTCACTGTAA
- a CDS encoding sodium-dependent bicarbonate transport family permease has product MDASLIISNILNPPILFFFLGMVAVFVKSDLEVPAPFPKLLSLYLLFAIGFKGGVELIKSGVTQEVVFTLLAAILMACFVPIYTFFILRLKLDTYDAAAIAATYGSISAVTFITAGAFLSELGIEYDGYMVAALALMESPAIIVGLILVNLFTADQGERDFSWPEVLRDAFLNSSVFLLVGSLIIGVLTGEHGWKVLEPFTQGLFYGVLTFFLLDMGLVAARRIKDLQKTGTFLISFAILIPILNAVIGIFIAKFIGMPKGDALLFAVLSASASYIAVPAAMRLTVPEANPSLYVSTALAVTFPFNIIVGIPVYLYAIDMFWR; this is encoded by the coding sequence ATGGATGCAAGTTTGATCATTTCTAATATTCTGAACCCACCAATCCTTTTTTTCTTTCTAGGGATGGTGGCTGTTTTCGTTAAATCCGATCTTGAAGTACCGGCTCCTTTTCCAAAGTTACTGTCACTTTATCTGCTATTTGCCATTGGCTTTAAGGGTGGAGTGGAACTCATTAAAAGTGGCGTTACTCAGGAAGTGGTCTTTACCCTCCTGGCAGCCATTTTGATGGCGTGTTTTGTGCCGATTTATACGTTTTTCATTCTTCGGCTCAAGCTCGATACCTACGATGCCGCCGCCATCGCCGCAACCTATGGCTCCATCAGTGCCGTCACTTTCATCACCGCCGGAGCCTTCTTAAGCGAATTGGGGATTGAGTATGATGGATATATGGTTGCAGCTCTAGCGCTCATGGAATCACCGGCAATTATCGTCGGGCTGATTCTCGTCAATCTGTTCACAGCCGACCAGGGAGAGCGGGACTTTTCCTGGCCCGAAGTGCTGCGAGATGCCTTCCTCAATAGCTCGGTATTTCTGCTAGTTGGCAGCCTGATCATCGGAGTCCTAACCGGAGAACACGGCTGGAAAGTTTTGGAACCCTTTACTCAAGGGCTATTCTACGGTGTCCTGACGTTCTTTTTGCTCGATATGGGACTGGTTGCTGCCAGAAGAATTAAGGACTTGCAAAAAACCGGCACATTCCTCATCTCTTTTGCGATCCTGATCCCAATCCTCAATGCAGTCATTGGGATTTTCATTGCAAAATTTATCGGAATGCCCAAGGGAGACGCCCTCTTATTTGCAGTGTTGAGTGCAAGTGCTTCTTATATCGCCGTTCCCGCTGCCATGCGCTTAACAGTTCCGGAAGCAAACCCCAGCCTGTACGTTTCTACGGCTCTGGCTGTAACGTTTCCTTTCAATATCATTGTGGGAATTCCTGTTTATCTGTACGCAATTGATATGTTCTGGAGGTAA
- a CDS encoding WYL domain-containing protein, translating to MPRKTEAFTISVPPGTKEKLEAIASRLNILWGKKPSTSGLIVAIAQGNVEVGQSFSLTQEQVNSIQQAIKALTDAGHLRDAEILATLALERGNLSPQQRQTIMQQVSQPNQAWRLEVDRHRQNHQPFHLLYCDSQGQNLTYTVRYAEISFEEKRFYLQIWCDETDDIKDTPYPELIHNRCLRFDRIQAILPITGTWRQEGLDSIKVYLHFCRGMVKAYEPRQHDIQDEVIGGVRQVVRRVTYPFWLVREVLRYGQDCVVISPDNVREAVAKELLEMCRHYNLTLME from the coding sequence ATGCCCAGAAAAACAGAAGCATTTACAATATCCGTACCTCCAGGCACCAAGGAGAAACTAGAAGCCATTGCCTCCAGACTCAATATCCTGTGGGGCAAAAAACCCAGCACGTCTGGGCTAATTGTCGCCATCGCCCAAGGAAACGTAGAAGTCGGGCAGTCCTTTAGCCTCACTCAAGAGCAAGTCAACTCCATACAACAAGCGATTAAAGCCCTAACAGATGCCGGTCACCTGCGAGATGCTGAAATTCTTGCAACGCTGGCATTAGAGCGGGGAAACCTCAGCCCTCAACAGCGTCAAACCATCATGCAACAAGTCAGCCAGCCTAACCAAGCATGGCGTCTAGAAGTTGACCGGCACCGCCAAAATCACCAACCCTTTCATCTGCTCTACTGTGACAGTCAGGGGCAAAACTTAACCTACACCGTCCGCTATGCCGAGATTTCCTTTGAGGAAAAGCGGTTTTACTTGCAAATCTGGTGCGACGAAACCGATGACATCAAAGACACCCCTTATCCTGAACTCATTCACAATCGCTGTCTGCGTTTCGACCGTATCCAAGCAATCTTACCCATCACCGGCACCTGGCGACAAGAAGGTTTAGACTCTATCAAAGTGTATTTACACTTTTGTCGTGGAATGGTGAAAGCCTATGAACCCAGGCAACATGATATTCAAGATGAAGTTATTGGAGGTGTGCGCCAAGTCGTCAGACGTGTCACTTACCCCTTCTGGCTGGTTCGAGAAGTCCTGCGCTATGGGCAAGATTGCGTTGTCATCTCCCCGGATAACGTGCGCGAGGCAGTCGCAAAGGAATTGCTCGAAATGTGCCGGCACTACAACCTGACTCTGATGGAATAA
- the cas3 gene encoding type I-D CRISPR-associated helicase Cas3', with product MADYSIYLKPVYSRLADSLPAGVTLPSHWRSLSWHQVKTYEALSDPAIDVVFNTAITGDGKSFAAYLKPLVENCYAMGLYPTNELARDQEKQIQGYIQRLKSPYEPRVNRLSGADLEIYAENEGLRKSAAIDTRAGQSEILLSNPDIFHYLHQGAYLTDKDSPDKLWGKIDKYFNLLIFDEFHIFQAPQIASVLNTMLLIKHTNRQNKFLFLSATPNDQLIEKLEIAGFRCRHIDPLKEGKYQFPESADQGKQLIQTGWRQILRYVSLHFISLEPAFQASENWLKENSQLVLAHFQQYPGSKGAIILNSIAAVKRLTPFFKELFKLYGLVVGENTGLSGSQEKASSLEADLVLGTSTIDVGVDFKINFLIFESADAGNFIQRLGRLGRHEGYERNGEKITFENFTAYALAPNFLIERLFLGDNAPLEAGATYTRPFFNNQIEDKYRKINNFEGYYGRWGAVQSLLLCSKLGHKTIKQQYKDSQLAFRKACEEVFKTKLWGVSEKVKQWKEEWQDLSGNKTGNPVAEDASSFRGSSSLQCGIYDLTEPNEADRFKTYDLPGILSNLEIEVITKAEFMRLLEQTAGRLGQPIPKGRYEYSLAFMKLRAYRQERLNWKFTYTGDLQPVADAWKVQVLTGIQVWQPENYWINDINKRLKKQGLVSYALSKPVTEVRSRLRLPMHFQIYPISDNYSIHDAGAPYSIAFGQSALLVDTLAGWLKSNGGEIWIA from the coding sequence GTGGCAGATTACTCTATTTATTTGAAGCCGGTTTATTCTCGTCTTGCTGATTCTCTGCCGGCAGGTGTGACGTTGCCGAGTCATTGGCGTTCGCTGTCATGGCATCAAGTAAAAACCTACGAAGCGCTTAGTGATCCGGCGATTGACGTGGTGTTTAATACAGCAATCACTGGCGATGGTAAGAGTTTTGCGGCTTATCTGAAACCCCTGGTTGAAAATTGCTACGCGATGGGGCTTTACCCAACAAACGAACTCGCCCGCGATCAAGAAAAGCAAATTCAGGGGTATATTCAGCGATTGAAATCACCTTATGAACCGCGTGTAAACCGGCTGAGTGGGGCTGATTTGGAAATTTACGCAGAGAATGAAGGACTGAGGAAATCAGCGGCGATTGATACTCGTGCCGGCCAATCAGAAATTTTGCTATCGAATCCAGATATTTTTCACTACTTGCATCAAGGCGCTTACTTAACGGATAAAGACAGCCCTGATAAGCTGTGGGGGAAAATTGATAAATACTTTAATTTGCTGATTTTTGATGAATTTCATATTTTCCAAGCCCCACAGATTGCCAGTGTGCTTAATACCATGCTGCTAATTAAGCACACAAATAGGCAAAATAAATTTCTTTTTCTTTCAGCGACTCCCAATGATCAGCTTATCGAAAAATTAGAGATAGCTGGATTTCGCTGCCGGCACATCGATCCCTTGAAGGAAGGGAAATATCAGTTTCCAGAATCCGCCGATCAAGGCAAGCAATTAATACAAACCGGCTGGCGGCAAATCTTGCGGTATGTTTCTCTTCACTTCATCTCTCTAGAGCCGGCTTTTCAAGCTTCTGAAAATTGGCTGAAAGAAAACAGCCAGCTCGTTTTAGCTCATTTCCAACAGTATCCGGGTAGTAAAGGGGCAATTATTCTAAATTCAATTGCTGCGGTCAAACGACTTACCCCATTTTTTAAAGAATTGTTCAAGCTTTATGGGTTAGTGGTTGGAGAAAACACCGGCTTATCGGGTAGCCAAGAAAAGGCAAGTTCGCTAGAAGCTGATTTAGTGTTGGGAACAAGTACCATTGATGTCGGGGTAGATTTTAAAATTAATTTTCTGATTTTTGAATCCGCAGATGCCGGCAACTTTATTCAACGGTTAGGCAGATTAGGCCGGCATGAGGGTTACGAACGCAATGGAGAAAAAATCACGTTTGAGAATTTCACCGCCTACGCTTTGGCTCCAAACTTTTTGATAGAGCGTTTATTTCTGGGGGATAATGCACCTTTAGAAGCCGGTGCAACTTATACTCGGCCATTTTTTAACAATCAAATTGAAGACAAGTACCGCAAGATTAATAACTTTGAAGGATATTATGGCCGGTGGGGTGCGGTGCAATCGCTTCTTCTTTGCAGCAAGCTAGGACATAAGACTATCAAGCAACAGTATAAAGATAGCCAGTTAGCCTTTCGCAAAGCTTGCGAAGAAGTCTTCAAAACAAAGCTTTGGGGTGTTTCAGAGAAGGTTAAGCAATGGAAAGAAGAATGGCAAGATTTATCAGGAAATAAAACCGGCAATCCCGTTGCTGAGGATGCTTCTAGTTTCAGGGGGTCGAGTTCGCTTCAGTGCGGAATTTACGATTTAACAGAACCGAATGAGGCAGATAGGTTTAAAACTTATGATTTACCGGGAATTTTGAGCAATTTGGAAATTGAAGTGATAACAAAAGCAGAGTTTATGCGGCTGTTGGAACAAACAGCCGGTCGCCTCGGACAACCCATCCCCAAGGGACGCTACGAGTACAGTTTGGCATTTATGAAATTACGCGCCTACCGGCAAGAACGGTTGAACTGGAAGTTTACTTATACGGGTGATTTGCAGCCGGTGGCGGATGCGTGGAAAGTGCAAGTGCTCACCGGCATCCAAGTTTGGCAGCCTGAAAATTACTGGATTAACGACATTAATAAGCGGCTGAAAAAGCAGGGACTTGTGAGTTATGCACTCAGCAAGCCGGTGACTGAGGTGCGATCGCGTCTACGGTTGCCAATGCACTTTCAGATATATCCCATCAGCGATAACTACAGCATTCACGATGCCGGTGCGCCTTATTCCATCGCGTTTGGTCAATCGGCACTACTGGTTGATACGCTGGCCGGCTGGCTGAAAAGCAACGGGGGTGAGATATGGATAGCTTAA